A window of Castanea sativa cultivar Marrone di Chiusa Pesio chromosome 1, ASM4071231v1 contains these coding sequences:
- the LOC142619534 gene encoding transcription initiation factor TFIID subunit 5 — MEEDQLEKFVVAYLKKKGFKQAEHAFQEELQQHQSKNNSSSSISTNSITDPDFAKHLLSFPELENVPARYQDGYSKLRSWTYSSLDLYKHELIRVLYPVFIHCFMDLVVKGHIQEARTFFNSFREDHEMMHSRDLQKLEGVLSPSHLEEMEFAHSLRHNKVKIKICQYSYDLLLQYLHKTQLTIMLGIINEHINFQVSPGQPISISDDAEVVTLIGSSQDEATQINQKEIHWGLLEDSLEERLEKSGVLLSDSEKAEGETKEGELDENKKRSVEGGKQGSSTKKLKKDKAASATGKTGRPEVNAVITAPRVKPELALPVISTEVEKSILEDLRNRVQLSSVSLPSVNFYTFINTHNGLNCSSISHDGSLVAGGFSDSSLKVWDMAKLGQEAVGSVLQGENDTTSSEHVLGSNGGKRSYTLFQGHSGPVYSATFSPLGDFLLSSSADSTVRLWSTTMNANLVCYKGHNYPVWDVQFSPLGHYFASASHDRTARIWSMDRIQPLRIMAGHLSDVDCVQWHVNCNYIATGSSDKTVRLWDVQSGECVRIFIGHRSMVLSLAMSSDGRYMASGDEDGAIMMWDLSSGRCVTPLMGHTSCVWSLAFSCEGSLLASGSADCTVKLWDVTASTKVPRTEENKSGNTNRLRSLRTLPTKSSPIYALRFSRRNLLFAAGVLSKSV, encoded by the exons atggaGGAAGATCAATTAGAGAAATTCGTGGTAGCgtatttgaagaagaaagggTTTAAGCAAGCTGAGCACGCTTTCCAAGAAGAACTTCAACAACATCAGAGCAAGAACAATTCTTCATCTTCCATCTCCACCAACTCCATCACTGACCCTGACTTCGCCAAGCACCTTCTCTCATTCCCcga ATTGGAGAATGTTCCAGCACGATATCAGGATGGATATAGCAAACTAAGGTCTTGGACTTATAGTTCACTAGATTTATACAAG CATGAGTTGATTCGTGTGCTTTATCCTGTATTTATTCATTGTTTCATGGATCTGGTGGTGAAAGGGCATATTCAAGAAG CTCGAACCTTTTTCAATAGCTTCCGTGAAGACCATGAAATGATGCACTCACGAGACCTTCAAAAGTTGGAAGGAgttctttctccctctcatcTGGAG GAGATGGAATTTGCTCATTCTCTTAGGCACAACAAAGTCAAAATAAAGATATGTCAG TACTCCTATGACCTTCTGCTGCAGTATCTACACAAGACACAATTGACCATAATGCTTGGGATTATAAATGAGCATATTAACTTTCAAG TTTCTCCAGGACAGCCCATCTCAATCTCTGATGATGCCGAAGTTGTTACACTTATTGGAAGTAGCCAGGATGAGGCCACTCAGATAAATCAGAAGGAAATACATTGGGGG CTGCTTGAAGATTCTTTAGAAGAACGCTTGGAAAAGAGCGGGGTCTTGCTTTCAGATTCGGAAAAGGCTGAAGGTGAAACAAAAGAGGGGGAATTGGATGAGAATAAG AAAAGATCAGTTGAAGGAGGAAAGCAAGGCTCGTCAacaaaaaagttaaagaaagaCAAGGCTGCAAGTGCAACGGGGAAAACTGGGCGTCCGGAGGTCAATGCTGTAATTACGGCACCACGAGTTAAACCAGAGCTTGCTTTGCCAGTAAT TTCAACAGAGGTAGAAAAGTCTATTCTTGAGGACCTAAGAAACCGTGTACAGTTGAGTAGTGTTTCACTGCCATCTGTCAACTTCTATACATTTATCAACACACATAATGG CTTAAACTGTTCATCAATATCCCATGATGGTTCTTTGGTTGCTGGTGGATTTTCAGACTCATCATTGAAG GTTTGGGACATGGCAAAGCTTGGACAAGAAGCTGTTGGTT CTGTTTTGCAGGGTGAAAATGATACTACTTCAAGTGAACATGTTTTAGGGTCAAATGGCGGGAAAAGATCTTATACATTATTTCAGGGTCATTCGGGCCCAGTTTATTCTGCCACTTTTAGCCCTCTTGGGGATTTTTTACTTTCCTCTTCAGCAGACTCGACAG TTCGGTTATGGAGCACTACAATGAATGCAAATCTTGTCTGCTACAAAGGCCATAATTATCCTGTATGGGATGTTCAG TTTAGTCCTCTAGGACATTATTTTGCCAGCGCTTCACATGATCGAACAGCAAGGATTTGGTCCATGGACAGAATACAGCCTTTAAGAATAATGGCAGGGCACTTATCTGATGTCGAT TGTGTTCAATGGCATGTCAACTGCAACTACATTGCCACTGGCTCTAGTGATAAAACAGTCCGATTGTGGGATGTACAAAGTGGGGAGTGTGTCCGAATATTTATTGGTCACAGGAGTATGGTTTTGTCTTTGGCAATGTCATCTGATGGTCGGTATATGGCCTCTGGTGATGAAGATGGAGCAATCATGATGTGGGATCTCTCAAGCGGTCGCTGTGTCACACCTTTAATGGGTCACACCTCATGTGTATGGTCACTTGCTTTCAG TTGTGAAGGCTCACTTCTTGCATCTGGGTCTGCTGATTGCACTGTAAAATTATGGGATGTAACTGCAAGTACGAAGGTGCCAAGAACTGAAGAAAA CAAAAGTGGAAATACAAACCGACTAAGATCGTTGAGAACGCTTCCAACCAAGTCTAGCCCCATCTATGCATTGCGG TTTTCTCGAAGAAATCTTCTTTTTGCAGCTGGAGTCCTTTCAAAAAGTGTATAA